The Pyxidicoccus sp. MSG2 DNA segment CCACGCCCTTCAACCTGGGGCGCGAGCAGTGGGTGAACACGGATTTGTCCTCCCGGCTGCTCAGCAAGGGGTTGTCCGTGTTCCCGGACGACCGCCGTTTCCTGTTCCAGCTCGCGTACAACAAGATGACGTACGAACGGGACTACAAGGGCGCGGCGGACCTGCTCACGAAACTCTCGAAGTTCCCGGACACGCCCCCCTATGTGGCCCATCTCGCCACGCGCCTGTACGCCCAGGCCGGCAGCTTCGACTCCGGCCTGCACATGGCGGAGATGCTGCGCGACAGCGCCGAGGACGAGGAGTCGCGGGCCTTCTATGAGCACCGCATCAAGGAAATCCTCCGTGAGCGGGTGCTCACGGAGATTGACCGGGCCATCGAGTCCTTCGAGAAGGACCGCGGCCAGCGCCCGCGCACCGTGCCGGAGTTGGTGCGCACCGGCTATCTGAAGGCCCCACCCGAAGACCCGCTGGAGGGCCAGTTCTTCATCGACCGGCGGGGGCGCGCGCGCTCCACGTCGGGCCTGTACAGGTTGGAGATGTACGACGACACCAAGAAGAAGGAACTGCAGGAAGACCTTGCCGCCGGTGGCATCGTGTTCGGCGAGTCGGAGGATGCGCGATGACGGCGGCTTCGATGATGACGGCTCCGGCGGAGCCCCTCGTGTCCGAGGGCAGCGCGCCGGTGCGCATCCGCGGCCTGTCCAAGACGTACCGGGTGGGCTTCTTCCTCAACAAGCAGGTGAAGGCACTGCAGGGCCTGGACCTGGACATCATGCCGGGGCAGGTCTATGGGTTGCTCGGTCCCAACGGGGCGGGCAAGTCCACCACCATCAAGCTCCTCATGGGCCTGGTGCGCGCGTCCCAGGGGCAGGCGCTGCTCTTCGGTGAGTCCCCGGACCGCCCGCACGTGCGGCGGCAGGTGGGCTTCCTGCCGGAGAACCCCTCGCTCTACGAGTACCTCACCGGGCGCGAGTTCGTGACGCTGGCGGGGCGCATCTTCGGCTTGAGCGGGCATGACCTGGACCAGCGCGTGGAGCGCGTGCTGGGCGAGGTGGGCATGGGGCGCGCGTCGGACCTGCAGATCCGCCGCTACTCCAAGGGCATGGTGCAGCGCACGGCGCTGGCCCAGGCCCTCATCAGCGGGCCCCGCCTGCTGGTGCTGGACGAGCCCACCTCCGGCCTGGACCCGCTGGGCCGCCGGCAGATGCGCGACATCATCCTCGCCGAGCGCGAGAAGGGGACGACCATCCTCTTCTGCACGCACATCATCTCGGACGTGGAGGCCCTGTGCGACCGGGTGGCGGTGCTGGTGGGAGGGCGGCGGGTGCAGGAGGGCAGCGTGCAGGAGCTCGTCTCGGCACGGGCGCCCTCGGTGGAGATGGTGGTGCAGGGACTGGCGCTGGAGCAGCTCCAGGCGCTGGGCTTCGTGTATGAGCAGGCCCAGCAACTGGACGGCCGGGTGATGCTGCGGGTGCCGGACGCGGATGCGCACCCCCTGCTCCAGGCCATCATCAACCGGGGCGGACGCATCAACCGGGTGCAGCCCGCGCGTTTCTCACTGGAGGACCTCTTCCTGGAAGCGATGAAGCAGGCGGGTGGACAGACCGTGGGTGGGGAGATTCAGTGATGGGTGCTTTTACCGCCATGGCGTGGAACGGCTTCCGCGAGGCGCGGCGCAACCGGGTGACGGTGCTCGTGGGCGCCTTCGCGCTGGTGCTGCTGTTCGCCACCACGTTGGTGACCGAGGTCACCGTCAGCACGTTCGACCGCGTGGTGACGGACTTCGGCCTGGGGGTGATGAGCCTGCTGCTCGTCTTCCTCTCCATCTACCTGTCGTCGGGGCTGCTCAGCCGCGAAATCGAGCGGCGCACCATCTTCCTGATGGTGTCCAAGCCCATGTCCCGCAGTCGCTTCCTGCTGGCGCGGCTGGCGGGCAACATGCTCACCCTGGGCGTGCTGCTGGTGGCCATGACGCTGCTGTTCTGGCTGCAGCTCGTGCTGAACATGGCGCCCATCACCCAGCCGCAGCTGGCCGCGTTGTGGGGGCTGTACCTGGAGCTGTTCGTGCTCACCAGTGCCGGCTTCCTGCTGTCCACCTTCGCCAGCCAGCTGGTGTCCGCGCTGGTGTCGACGGGCCTGTACTTCGCGGGCCACCTGAGCGCGGACATCTACAACCTGGGCACGAGGTCCAAGAGCGAGTTCGTCGCGTGGATCTGCAAGGCGACCTACTACGCCCTGCCCAACCTGGAGCGGTTGAACTTCCGGCCGCGCGCCACGTACGTGATTCCGGTGGTGGCGTCCGAGCTCGCCACGGCCACGCTCTATGCGCTGGGCTGGGGCGCGCTGTTCTGCGTGCTGGCCACGCTCGTGTTCGAGCGGCGCGACTTCCGCTGAGCGCGCTGTAGAATCGCGGCCACGCGATGCCGACCCTCCCATCAGGCTGGATTGAGCCCATCTTCACCCTCTTCCTCCTGGTTCTCGGGCTGTGCATCGGCAGCTTCCTCAACGTCGTCATCGCGCGAGTCCCGGAGGGCCTGAGCATCGTCCGGCCGGGCTCGCGCTGCCCGAAGTGTGGCCACGTCCTCGCCTGGTACGAAAACATCCCGCTGGTGTCCTGGCTGGCCTTGAGGGCGCGCTGCCGCGGGTGCGCCACCCCCATCTCCGCGCGCTACCCGCTGGTGGAGCTGCTCACGGGGCTGCTCTACTTCGCGTGCCTGCGCCGCTTCGGCTGGACGTATGAGCTGGTCCCCGCGCTGGTGCTCGTCACGCTGCTGGTGCCGCTCACCTTCATCGACCTGGACCACTGGATTCTCCCGCTGTCCATGACGGTGTCGGGCACCCTCGCGGGCGTGGCGCTCGCGGTGCCAGGGGGCATGGGGGCCTTCTGGGACGCGGTGATTGGCGCGGCGGCGGGCTTCCTGGCCTTCCGGCTGATGGAGTACGTGGGCTGGAAGGTCTTCAAGAAGGAGGCGCTCGGCGCGGGGGACAAGTACCTCGTCGCCATGCTGGGCGCGTTCCTGTCCTGGCGCGCGCTGCTCGGCATCCTCCTCTTCGCCTCGATGCAGGGCGCGGTGGTGGGCATCCTGATGCTGGCCCTGACGGGCCGGGCCGGGCCGCGCGGGGAGGAGACGCCGGCCACCAAGTCCCCTGGTGACGCGCCGTCCGCGGATGAGGCGTCCGCAGACGGGCCCCCGCTCACGATGACCTGGGACTTCACCCGGTCCGGACTTCCCCTGTGGAAGCGGCTGCTGCTGGTGCCGTTCTGCCTGCTGTTCCAGCCCATTCCCGACGCGCCGCTGGACGAGGAGGGACAGGAGGAGGACTGGGTGCCGGACCGCACCAGCATTCCCTTCGGCCCGTGGCTGGCGCTGGCGGGGCTGGAATTGCTGCTGCTGGGCCCCTGGCTGGCGCGGGTGCTGCCCCCGGACATCGCGATGATGCTGGGCGGCGGATGAAGTGGCGCATCGCCAGTGTGGCCTTCCTGCTGGGCTCGCTGTCCACGGGGCTCACCTGGCTGTCCGTGCAGCCGCTCCTGATCCGGTTGATGGACGCGGTGCGCCGGCTGGCGCCGCACGGCAGCGCGGATGCGGAGGCGCTGGGGCGGGTGAAGGCCCTCCTGCCGCTGGCGCTCGGGCTGGACCTGGTGGTGCTCACGGTGCTGGCGTACGTGGTGCTGGACCTGACGGTGGGCCGCCCGCTGCGCAGCACGGAGGCGGTGGTGGAGCAGTTCGGCCGGCTGGAGCTGGACCCGCACCTGGTGCCCACCCAGGGCGGCCCGCTGATGTCGCGCATCCAGCGGGCGTTGCAGCGCATGGCGGAGGCGCTGCGCACGGAGCAGTCCCTCACGCGCTCGCAGATGGCCTCCCTGCGCGAGGCCAATGCCCGGCTGGCGCGCGTGCAGACGGAGCTGGTGTCCTCGGAGCGGCTGGCCACGGTGGGCCGGCTGGCCGCGGGCGTGGCGCACGAGGTGGGCAACCCGCTGTCGGGCATCCTGGGCTACGTGGCGCTGGCCCGGATGAAGGCCACCACGCCGGAGCTGAAGGACTTCCTGGAGCGCATCGACCACGAGGTGCAGCGCATCGACCGCATCATCCGCGGGCTGCTGGACCTGGGACGTCCCGGGGCGGCTTCGATGGGGCCGGTGGAGCTGGGCCCGGTGGTGGAGACGTGCGTGAGGCTGGTGCGCGCCGCGCCGGAGCTGGTCGGCGTGCACGTGGAGCTGGGGCTGGAGCCGGGGCTGCTCGCCCGGGCGGACCCGGGGCCGCTGTCCCAGATCATCATCAACCTGCTGCTCAACGCCGCGCAGGCCATGGGAGGGCAGGGGAGGGTGCGCGTGCGCACGCACCGCGAGGGGGACGAGGCGCGGCTGGTGGTGGAGGACACGGGGCCGGGCATCCCCGAGGACGTCATGCCCCACCTGTTCGAGCCCTTCTTCACCACCAAGGGCCGGGAGGGCACCGGGCTGGGACTTGCGGTATCGCTGCGCCTCGCGCAGGTGATGGGCGGGCGGCTGCTGGCGGAGAATGCCGCGGGAGGCGGCGCCCGCTTCACCGTGTCCCTGCCCGCCCCGTGAGGAGAAAAGGGCCCCCCTACCGGCCAGGAGCTATCGGCCCCTGGCGCGCTGGGGGATGATGTTCCGGAGACGGCCATGTCCTTGTTCCGCACCATCCTCGTCGCCGACGACGAGCCCTCCATCCGCCACATCCTCACGCTGGTGCTCACCGACCGCGGCTATGACGTGCGCGCGGTGGCGGACGGCGACGAGGCCCTGCGCGAGCTGGCCGCGCGCGACTACGACGTGTTGCTGTGCGACGTGCGGATGCCGAAGAAGGACGGCCTCACCGTGCTGCGCGAGGCGCTCGCCCTGCATCCGGGCCTCACCGCCGTGGTGATGAGCGCCTACGGCTCGCAGGAGCAGGCGCTGGAGGCCGTCTCCGCCGGCGCGTTCGACTACGTCCAGAAGCCCTTCAAGCCGGAGGAAATCGTCTTCGTCCTCCGCAAGGCGGAGGAGCGCGAGCGGCTGGTGCGGGAGAACCGCCGTCTGAAGGAGGCCAGCCTCCCTTCCGCGCCGGACGGCCACATCCTCGGAGGGAGCGCCGCGCTGCATGCGGTGCTCCGGCAGGTGGCGCGCCTGGCCCCGGTGGACACCACGGTGCTCATCAGCGGGGAGAGCGGCACCGGCAAGGAGCTCATCGCCCGCGAGCTGCACTCGCGCAGCCGCCGCGCCGCCATGGCCTTCGTCGCCGTCAACTGCGGCGCCATCGCCTCCGGCCTCATCGAGAGCGAGCTGTTCGGCCACGCCAAGGGCGCCTTCACCGACGCGCGCTCCGCGAAGCGTGGCCTCTTCGCCGAGGCCGACGGCGGCACCCTCTTCCTGGACGAGGTGGGCGAGCTGCCGCTGTCCGCCCAGGTGAAGCTGCTGCGCGTGCTCCAGGAGGGGGAAATCCGTCCGGTGGGGGAGAGCCGGGTGGAGAAGGTGGACGTGCGCGTGGTGGCCGCCACGCTGAGGGACCTGGGCAAGCAGGTGGAGAAGGGCGAGTTCCGCGAGGACCTCTACTACCGCCTCAACGTCGTGAATCTCCGGATGCCGCCCTTGCGCGAGCGCCGCGAGGACGTGCCGCTGCTGGCGCGCGCGTTCATCTCCCGCTTCAACCGCGAGCTGAACCGCGAGCCGCCCGTCGAGGGGCTCTCCCCGGAGGCCGAGGCCCTCCTGGCCGCATACGCCTGGCCCGGCAACGTGCGCGAGCTGGAGAACGCCATGGAGCGCGCCGTGTTGCTGGCGGACACACCCCTCATCCTTCCGTCCAATCTGCCCGACAAGCTGTGGGCCGCGCCCCCACCCGGACCCACGGGAGTGGCGTCGGGGCCCGCGGGTGCGCCGGCGGGCGCCGCGCTACAGGCAGGTACGGACCTGTCGCTCAAGCGCGCCATCCGGGACCTGGAGGAGTCCTACATCCGGGCGGCCCTGCGCAAGACGAAGGGCAACCGCACCCGGGCCTCGGAGCTGCTGGACATCAGCCACCGCGCGCTGCTGTACAAAATCAAGGAGTACGGCATCGACCCGGATGCCGAGGCGGAGCGGGGCTGACGGGCCTGGCGCGGCCGCGCCCCGGACACCGCCTGCCTGCCTGCATTTGACGGAACACGCCCGGGGCCGGAAAATCGGGCCTTCGCGACGGTGTTGAGGGGCCCGACGCAGGACTGGTGCGCGGCTTCCGTCCGTCCGGAGGGCAGGCGGGCTCCAGGCACTTTTTAGGAGGGGTTGACGGCCAGTGTTACGCTGACCGCCTCTCGACGGAGTCAAGCATGGCGAAGGGCAAACTGGCACTCGGCCTGGACATCGGTTCGACGTCCATCAAGATGATTCTCCTCAAGGAGCAGCGCAAGCGCGGCGAGGTCGTCTTCGCGTTGCAGAGCTTCGGGATGAAGCCGCTGCCGCCGGAGGCCATCGTCGACGGGGCACTGATGAACTCCACGGCCATCGTCCAGGCCGTGCAGGAACTGATGTCCGAGCTGAAGGTGAAGGGCAAGGACGTCGCCATCGGCGTGTCCGGCCACTCGGTCATCATCAAGAAGATTCAAATGCCCCGCATGTCCCAGGACGAGCTCGAGGAGAGCATCCAGTGGGAGGCGGAGCAGTACATCCCGTTCGATGTGAAGGACGTGAACATCGACACGCAGATCCTCGACGGCGGCGGCAACGACGCCACCGGGCAGATGGACGTGCTGCTGGTGGCCGCCAAGAAGGACATGATCAACGACTACACCACCGTGGTCTCCGAGGCGGGCCTCGCGCCGGTGGTGGTGGACGTGGACGCCTTCGCCGTCCAGAACATGTTCTCCGTCAACTACGACCTCCCGGAGAAGGAGACCGTGGTGCTCATCAACGCGGGCGCCTCGGTGGTGAACATCAACATCATCGCCAACGGCGTGACGGTGTTCACCCGCGACGTCACCATCGGTGGCAACCAGTTCACCGAAGAAATCCAGAAGCAGCTCAACGTCTCCTACGAGGAGGCGGAAGCGCTGAAGATTGGCGGCAACAGCTCGGACGCGGACGCCGTGGTGCCCCAGGAAGTCGAGCGCGTGCTCTCCAGCGTCGCCGAGCAGGTGGCGGGTGAAATCCAGCGCTCGCTGGACTTCTACGCGGGCACCGCCGCCGACTCGAATTTCAGCAAGGTGTACCTGTCGGGCGGGACGGCGAAGATTCCCGCGCTGTTCAAGACCATCGAAGCGCGCACTGGCGTGCCGGTGGAGATCCTCAATCCCTTCCGCAAGATTGAAGTGGACAACCGCAAGTTCGACCCCGCGTTCATCATGGACGTGGCGCCCATGGCGGCGGTGGCCGTGGGATTGGCGCTGAGGCGCCCGGGCGACAAGATTGCCTGACCGGTCCACCCCTTAGGAGACGACGCACATGATGATTCGCATCAACCTGCTGCCCGTCCGGGCGGTGAAGAAGCGGGAGATGGGCCGGCAGGTGCTGGTCCTCTTCGCCCTCGTGCTGGTCGGCGCGGGCGTTGGCAATTACTTCTGGTACGCGGACCGCGACGACGAGCTCACGCGCCACCGCCAGGGCATCGCCCAGACGCGCGCGAAGATCGCCGAGCTGGAGAAGGTCATTGGCGAGGTGAAGAACATCAACGCCCGCAAGGCCGAGGTGGAGAAGAAGCTGGCCGTGCTGGACTCGCTGCGCAAGGGGCGCAACGGGCCGGTGCGCATGCTGGACGCGCTCGCGTCCGCCACCCCGAAGAAGGTCTGGCTGAGGACCTTCAACGAATCCAACAACTCGGTCGCCATCGACGGCGCCGCGGTGAGCCACGACGAGGTCGCCGAGTTCATGCGCGGCCTCAATGGCGTGGTGTGGACCCCGAAGGGCATGGGCCGCCTCGTCGACCAGCGCCGCGACAGCAAGACGGCGCGCGTCGAGCTGCTCACGGCCGAAGCCACCATCGAGGAGTTCCCGGCGACCCAGGTCACTCCCTTCTTCAAGAACATCGACCTGACCAGCGCGGTCCAGGCCAAGGCGGCGCAGACCCAGCCCGGCGCGCCCGCCCTGGTCGACTTCAAGATCACGCTGCAGGCCAACTACGCCATCTGAGGCCTACGCCATGGACAAGTACCTGGATCAATTCGCCAAGGCGCCCCCTGCCACCAAGTTCGGCGGCCTGGCTGTCGCAGTGATTCTGATGACCGTCGCCAACTTCTTCATGGCCGTCTCGCCCACCGAGGACGCCATCAAGATTGAAATCTCCCAGCGCCGCACGCTGGACCTGGAGCTGGCGGAGAAGAGCGAGATTGCCCAGAACCTCAACGACCGCCGGCGCGAGATGGACGTGCTGGAGCAGAAGCTCGCCGAGGCCCTGACGGAGCTGCCCGAGAAGAAGGACATCGAGGAGCTGCTCGCGCAGATCAACGACATCGGCAAGAAGAGCGGGCTGGAGATCTCCAGCGTGACGCCGGACAAGGAGTTCGTGGGCAGTGGTGAGTTCTTCGCCCGCATCCCCCTGAAGATGACGGTCAGCGGCAACTACCACGAGATCGCCCTCTTCCTTCAGGAGATGGCGAACATGCGCCGCATCGTCAACGTCAACAACATCAAGCTCGATTCGCCGGCGCTCAAGAACGAGAAGGTCGTCCTCCAGAGCAGCTTCCTGGCCACGACGTTCCGCTTCGTCGAGCAGCCCAAGAACGGGTCTCAGAAGAACTAGAAACTTGATCCGCCCGGAAAGTAGGGCGACAAGGGGATTGAGGATGAAGACGTTCAAGGCCACCATGACCACCGCGGCGCTGGCGCTTTCGCTGGCGGCATGCGACGACGCGCCGCCGCCGGCTCCGGCAGCGGCCAGTCCCGCTGCCGCGGCTGCTGCTCCGGCCAAGGCGGCACCCGTCGCGGTGGCGGAGCCCGCGGCGGTCCCGTACGTGTACACGTACAACCCGGTGGGCAAGCGAGACCCGTTCCGCAGCCCGGTGGATGAAATCGGGCCCATCACGCCCAGCCCGGTGACCTCGTGCAACGAGCCACTGTGCGCCTTCGACCTGGACCAGCTCAAGCTGGTGGCGGTCGTGACGGGTGACGCCAACCCCATCGCCATGGTCGAGGACCCGGTGGGTCGCGGCCACATCGTGCGGCGCAACACCCGCGTGGGGCGCCAGGGCGGGAAGGTGACGCAGATCCTCCGTGACTCGGTGACGGTGACCGAGGTGTTCTCGGGCAATGGCGAAATCATCAAGAATCCGGTGACGCTGCAGCTCAAGCCCGACGATAAGCAGGACCCCGCCTACAACATGATGACGGGCAAGAACTACGGGGAGTAGCGCCCCCAAAGGCGCTCCCGCGGGCGGTCGCCCGCTTCCAACTTGTTGAGGGGACGCATGCTCGAGAAGAGCGCTGTGACGAGGGGCAAGTGGATGTTGGCGGCCGCGTGGGCCGTCATTCTTGTGGGCGCCAGGGTACAGGGCGCCGAGCTCAATACGCTGCGCGACCTGGATGTGTCGCGCACGGGTTCCGGGGCCCAGGTCGTGGTCACCGGCACCCGTCCGCCGACCTTCACCGTGTTCCGCCTGAGCGGACCGGAGCGGTTGGTGGTGGACCTCTCGTCGGCTGACGCCACGGGCATCAAGGGCCACCACGAGGGCTCCGGCCCGGTGGCGGGCGTGGTGGCGTCGCAGTTCTCGGACGAGCGCGCGAGCGTCGGCCGGGTGCTGCTGGCGCTGGACAAGGCGTCCCAGTACGACGTCCGCGCCGACGGCAACCGCATCGTCATCTCCGTGGACGGTGTCGCCCAGCCGGCTCCCGCCGAGGCGAAGCGCGCCGGGCCCGAGGCCGTCAAGGCACCCGTGGCCGTCGCGGCCGCGCCCACTCAGGCGAAGCGCGCCGAGCCCGAGGCCGTCGCCGTCAAGGCCCCGGTGGCCGTGGCCATGGCGGCTCCCGCCGTCGTGAAGCCCCCCGAGCCCGCCGCCCAGGCGCCGGCCGCCGTGGTGGCCGAGGCCGTGAAGCCCGAGGCGCCCGCCGCGAAGCAGGCCCTGCCGGAGAACGTGGTGGCGGCCGAGGCCGATGAGCGCGAGGTCGCCCACCCGGCGCAGCGCATCACCGGCCTGACCTTCGCCGACGACACCCTGCGCATCCGCGCGGACGGCGACATCGCCCGCTACGAGGTGCTGGAGCTGGCGGATCCGGCGCGGCTCGCGGTGGACCTGTACGGTGTGGGCCTCGCGGCCCGTGCCCCCCGCGTGAGCGGCGGCGCCCTGAAGGACGTGCGCGTGGGTGCGCACTCGGACAAGGTGCGCCTGGTGCTGGACGTGCGCGGCGCCATGCCGGCCTACCGCGTGGACCGGGCCTCCCGGGGCCTCGAGGTGGTGCTGGGCGGTGCGGTGGCGCGCAAGGCGGCGCCCACGCCGGAGCCCACGGAGGTGATGGCCTCGGTGACCGAGGTGGAGCCCCTGCGCTCCACCCCCGAGCCGACGGCGGCGCCCGCCACGACGGCGGCGGTCGAGGTGAAGGACCTCTCCTTCGAGGAGAGCGGCGCGGGTGGCCGCGTGGTGATGAAGCTGTCCGGCACGGCGGCGTGGAAGGTGGACCGGCCGGACCCGCGCAGCGCGGTGCTGACGCTGGACAACGCGCGCCTGCCGAAGAAGCTCGAGCGCAGCCTGGACACCAGCGCGCTGGAGACGCCGGTGAAGATGGTCAGCGCCTTCAGCGTGCCGGGTGAGGGCCGCCGGGTGCGCGTGGTGGTGGCCGCGGACGGCGCCATCGAAGAGAAGGTGACGCAGAACGGCGGCACGCTGTCCTGGCGCCTGGACGTGCAGGGCGTGAAGACGGAGCAGGTGGCCGTGGCGCCGCGCACCGCGGGCTTCACCGCCGAGGCGCCCGCCTACGCCGCCGAGGGCGCGCCGCAGCAGGCCCGCTACCGCGGCAAGCGCGTCTCCTTCGAGTTCAAGGACATCGACATCCAGAACCTCCTGCGCGTCATCGCGGAGATCTCCAAGCGCAACGTGGTGCTCGCGGATGACGTGAGCGGCAAGGTCACCATCCGGCTGCGCAATGTGCCCTGGGACCAGGCGCTGGACCTCATCCTGCGCACGAAGCAGCTGGGCAAGGAGGAGTTCGGCAACATCATCCGCATCGCCCCGCTGAAGACGCTGGAGGAGGAGGCCCGGCTGCGCCAGGAGCGCAAGAAGTCGCTCCAGCAGTTGGAGGAGCTGCTGGTGAACCTCATCCCCGTCAACTACGCGGTTGCCAACGACATGGCCTCGCGCGTGAAGGACGTGCTCAGCGAGCGCGGCTCGGTGACGGTGGACCCGCGCACCAACGTGCTCATCGTCAAGGACGTCCGCTCGAACACGGAGAAGGCCCGCGCGCTGGTGCGCAGCCTGGACACGCAGACGCCGCAGGTGCTCATCGAGAGCCGCATCGTGGAGGCCAACACCACCTTCAGCCGTCAGCTGGGCGTGCAGTGGGGTGGCCAGGCGCTCGCGACCGCGGCGGCCGGCAACTCCACCGGCCTCATCTTCCCCAACTCGGTGGCCGTCACCGGTGGCTCGCCGGGCATCGGCGGAAACGGCCTGCCGGCGACGCCGAACTTCGCGGTCAACCTGCCGGCCTCGGTGGGTGAGGGTGCCGGTGGCGCGCTGGGCTTCGTGTTCGGCTCCGCGGGCGGTGCGCTGCAGCTCAACCTGCGCCTGTCCGCAGCGGAGAACGAGGGCACGGTGAAGACCATCTCCGCGCCCAAGGTGACGACGCTGGACAACAACACCGCGCGCATCAGCCAGGGTGTGTCCATCCCGTTCAGCCAGACGTCCGCCCAGGGTGTGAACACCACCTTCGTGGAGGCCCGCCTGTCGCTCGAGGTGACGCCGCACATCACCCAGGACGGCAGCATCCTGATGTCCATCAACGCCTCCAACAACCAGCCGGACCCGGGCAGCACCGGCGCCAACGGTCAGCCTTCCATCCAGCGCAAGGAGGCGAACACGCAGGTGCTGGTCAAGGACGGTGACACCACCGTCATTGGCGGCATCTATGTCCGCCGCGGCAGCACCGCCACCTCGCGGGTGCCGTTCCTGTCGAGCATCCCGGTGCTGGGCCTGCTGTTCAAGAACCACACGGAGCGGGATGACCGGCAGGAGCTGCTCATCTTCATCACGCCCCGCATCCTCAACCGGCAGACCATTGCGCAGAGCCTCTAAGGGCTTGTGCGACCTCTCCAGGAAAGCGTTCGCCCTATGAAGATGAAGCACTCGGTCATCTCGGCCCTGCTGGCGCTTGGCATGAGCGCCTGTGTCGAAAGCACGCCCTCCCTCCAGATTGGGAGCGCCTCCGCGCAGGCGGAGGATTGCACCATCTCGACGACGACTACCGGACCCGGGCTCCTCCGGGGCACCGTC contains these protein-coding regions:
- the pilQ gene encoding type IV pilus secretin PilQ, which translates into the protein MLEKSAVTRGKWMLAAAWAVILVGARVQGAELNTLRDLDVSRTGSGAQVVVTGTRPPTFTVFRLSGPERLVVDLSSADATGIKGHHEGSGPVAGVVASQFSDERASVGRVLLALDKASQYDVRADGNRIVISVDGVAQPAPAEAKRAGPEAVKAPVAVAAAPTQAKRAEPEAVAVKAPVAVAMAAPAVVKPPEPAAQAPAAVVAEAVKPEAPAAKQALPENVVAAEADEREVAHPAQRITGLTFADDTLRIRADGDIARYEVLELADPARLAVDLYGVGLAARAPRVSGGALKDVRVGAHSDKVRLVLDVRGAMPAYRVDRASRGLEVVLGGAVARKAAPTPEPTEVMASVTEVEPLRSTPEPTAAPATTAAVEVKDLSFEESGAGGRVVMKLSGTAAWKVDRPDPRSAVLTLDNARLPKKLERSLDTSALETPVKMVSAFSVPGEGRRVRVVVAADGAIEEKVTQNGGTLSWRLDVQGVKTEQVAVAPRTAGFTAEAPAYAAEGAPQQARYRGKRVSFEFKDIDIQNLLRVIAEISKRNVVLADDVSGKVTIRLRNVPWDQALDLILRTKQLGKEEFGNIIRIAPLKTLEEEARLRQERKKSLQQLEELLVNLIPVNYAVANDMASRVKDVLSERGSVTVDPRTNVLIVKDVRSNTEKARALVRSLDTQTPQVLIESRIVEANTTFSRQLGVQWGGQALATAAAGNSTGLIFPNSVAVTGGSPGIGGNGLPATPNFAVNLPASVGEGAGGALGFVFGSAGGALQLNLRLSAAENEGTVKTISAPKVTTLDNNTARISQGVSIPFSQTSAQGVNTTFVEARLSLEVTPHITQDGSILMSINASNNQPDPGSTGANGQPSIQRKEANTQVLVKDGDTTVIGGIYVRRGSTATSRVPFLSSIPVLGLLFKNHTERDDRQELLIFITPRILNRQTIAQSL